Below is a window of Deltaproteobacteria bacterium HGW-Deltaproteobacteria-6 DNA.
GATTTAAATTCTTTCATCTCACCTTTCAGCTGTCCTACGCGGTTGCCTTTGCGGGATTTCTGACCGTGGCCGTTCTTTTATATCAGATGCAGAAAGATCAGCCGTACGCCGCCGCGACGAAATTTCAGCTGCGCAGGGAATACAAACTGTTTTACTGGCTCAATATTTTATACGGGACGCGCAAACAGATTTTTCTGACCTTTGCGCCCTGGGTGCTGGTGACGGTTTTTCATCAAAAAACACAGATGCTGGCGACCCTGTTGACCATCGGCGGCGCAATCGGCATTTTTTTCAAGCCGGTTCTGGGACGGGCGATTGACAAGCTGGGCGAAAGATTCATCCTCACGTCGGAAGCGGTATTGCTGGTATTTGTCTGTATCGGTTACGGGTATTCGCTGGTATTATTTTCAGAAACGACGGCTTTGATTGTAGCGTCCGCCTGCTTTATCGTGGATCAGCTCCTGATGTCCGTTGGCATGGCGCGGGCAACTTACCTGCTGAAAATCGCCGTCCGGCCTGAGGATGTTACCCAGACCCTGACCATGGGTGTGACCATCGATCATATCTTTTCCATCTCCGTCGCGCTTCTGGGAGGCTTTATCTGGGTGACCTGGGGATATCAATTTGTCTTTTTACTGGGTGCGGCCATTGCCGTTTTGAACTTCTTTTCGGCATTGAGAGTTCGGACGAGATGATGTAGATTATTGAATCGAATGGGCAGAAGAGTCATTTAGCATGATCTTGCAGGAAGCCGAATACGCTATGAAGTTGCCATGGGGCATAACCTGATGACCTGACCACCTAAAGGTGGCGCGAGGTCACGCGGGGTCCGAGCGCCGGAATCCAGGATGTTTTTAAAAAAGTTCCAGAACCCGGCTTTTGCCGGATGACGATCTGGGCTTTTTCATCAGTAAAATAAATCAAAAATAAAGGAAACAGGACTTATGGAAAAATACCTTGTAAAGATCATTTACATTGTGCTGGTTATCGTATTTCTGTTTTTGAGTAAAAAAATTGCCGATGCCATTACCCGGTTTGATGATGATGCGCAAATAAGTCAGAATGAAAATCTGGCGATTGCGCTCAGGCGCTTCGGCATTTTTGTAGGGATTTGTATCGCCTTGCAGGCGCTGAACATTGGCGCCTCGACTTACCGGGACATCGGTCTCTTCGCAATCTACGCTCTCATTGTGGTGCTCATCTTTTTTGCCGCTCATTTCATCAACGATTTTATTATCATTCCCAGTGCCTGTAATAATGAGCTGGTCAAAGCCGGCAATGTCCCGACAGGCCTTATCGAAGCGGGCGCGTTTATCGCCACCGGTATTCTGGTCAATGGGGCTTTCTCCGGAGAGGAGGGCGGTATCTTAAGCGCGGCGGCTTTTTTCTTTTTGGGACAGGTCGTCATGATTGCGGCGATTTACATCCACGAAAAAATATATCGCTTTCATGTCACCCGGTGTGTGCAGGATAATAACCTGAGCGCCGGCGTGGCGGTGGCCGGACTCCTCGTGGCCTACAGTATCATTTTACGCGCCAGCATTGCCGGAGATTTTACCGGATGGGTTCCGAGTCTTACGGCATTTGCCGTAAGCGCCGTTACAGGAATGATCGCTCTGATTATTTTTGAGAGGATTGCCGCGTTGATTTTTCTTCCTAAAACGTCGATTGGCGATGCCATCCGGGACGGCAATACCGCGGCCGTTGTTTTAGTACAGGCCATTACGATCGGGCTGTC
It encodes the following:
- a CDS encoding MFS transporter, with the translated sequence MIIKRIKNKISGLPRDFRLFLAATFVFGFSQSIVDSTFNNFLNETFFISDWQRGFLELPRELPGFLVIFFAALFFFLCSRRLAFLANLLCAFGILLIGFASPGFSVMLIWLFIFSVGQHLFIPLNQSIGMELADKGQEGKRLGQFSAVANLAMILGSFAIFVGFKFFHLTFQLSYAVAFAGFLTVAVLLYQMQKDQPYAAATKFQLRREYKLFYWLNILYGTRKQIFLTFAPWVLVTVFHQKTQMLATLLTIGGAIGIFFKPVLGRAIDKLGERFILTSEAVLLVFVCIGYGYSLVLFSETTALIVASACFIVDQLLMSVGMARATYLLKIAVRPEDVTQTLTMGVTIDHIFSISVALLGGFIWVTWGYQFVFLLGAAIAVLNFFSALRVRTR